Proteins encoded by one window of Nicotiana tabacum cultivar K326 chromosome 10, ASM71507v2, whole genome shotgun sequence:
- the LOC107779982 gene encoding putative GPI-anchored protein At4g28100, whose translation MKIKLFTFIFTLLCVCNGSLAGLLSEPAQPLKPGDYSNSNTVPAFPVQTESQTCRLDLSDELFGGVSAACGQNLDRSRCCPVLAAWLFAAHARSALQVSTAVAPASSDLPMMPDDSQKCVNTLQNSLQSRNIHLPQPNGSCDAVLCFCGIRLHQITSLSCPAAFNLTGSKNATPTAAVRNLERNCRNSSYSGCTRCLGALQKLNGDGKNRTHKMADTSGDRVSKMLSRDCQLMGLTWLLARNKTAYIPTVSAVLRAIMYSAHPPHESKCSPDQENMPLAVDSLQFEKRDSSSPSNRVSRFTSLFPFLPLIILLNCLFG comes from the exons ATGAAAATCAAACTTTTCACGTTTATTTTTACGCTGCTTTGTGTGTGCAACGGCTCGTTAGCTGGGTTACTTTCAGAGCCAGCGCAGCCATTGAAGCCAGGTGATTACTCTAACTCTAACACTGTTCCAGCTTTTCCGGTTCAGACCGAGTCACAGACATGCCGGTTGGATTTATCGGACGAGCTCTTCGGTGGTGTGAGCGCGGCGTGCGGGCAGAATCTGGACCGAAGCCGTTGTTGTCCTGTCCTAGCGGCTTGGTTATTCGCTGCTCACGCGCGGTCAGCGTTGCAAGTTTCAACGGCGGTTGCGCCGGCTAGCTCCGACTTGCCGATGATGCCGGATGACTCGCAGAAGTGCGTTAACACGCTTCAGAACTCTCTACAGAGCCGTAACATCCATCTACCTCAACCTAATGGCTCATGCGACGCCGTTTTGTGTTTCTGTGGTATTCGTCTGCATCAGATCACTTCCCTTAGCTGCCCGGCGGCGTTTAACCTCACCGGTTCAAAGAATGCAACTCCTACCGCCGCTGTCAGAAATCTCGAGCGGAATTGCCGGAACTCTTCTTATTCCGGTTGTACACGGTGTCTCGGTGCCTTACAGAAG CTTAACGGTGACGGAAAAAATCGAACTCACAAAATGGCGGATACCAGCGGCGATAGGGTGAGCAAGATGTTAAGCAGAGACTGTCAGTTGATGGGATTGACGTGGCTATTGGCACGCAACAAGACGGCGTACATACCGACGGTTTCTGCTGTATTGCGCGCCATCATGTACAGTGCGCACCCACCACATGAGTCCAAGTGTAGTCCAGATCAGGAGAACATGCCATTAGCCGTTGATTCACTACAGTTCGAAAAAAGGGATTCATCTTCGCCGTCTAATCGTGTTTCTCGTTTTACTAGTTTGTTTCCATTTTTGCCCCTAATCATTTTACTGAATTGTCTCTTTGGTTAG